The following are from one region of the Polyangiaceae bacterium genome:
- a CDS encoding ATP-binding protein — protein sequence MLERLRLKEIGPVADTTFEFHPRMNVITGDNGLGKSIALDAAWYALTRTWPAAWPGRGLIPTEDGALLEWVDSTSLPPNARQTFSYQFGEGLWKNDTQVSGGPSNTLVVYARVDGGFSVSDPLRTGEEFRRPFRVPALGRSSCFHFRPSEVWEGLKLDREPGGALVSQGLVHDWLHWAFEPDGTTFEQLSAIVSSLSPAEPLRALKKGQRVYVDDARDFPVLATAGGEVPIIHASAAVRRILGLAYVLVWTWREHSTAARLRKVQPLDQLVLLVDEVENHLHPRWQRLILPALLEAQRQLSESLAVQTIVTTHSPLVLASLEPTFEEEHDQLLHLTVNEDNRAEVVPLPWVRQGDVVNWLVSESFGLQQGRSVEAEKAIEAAEAFMRGEATALPPNLNTRGAIHAELLRLLPDHDHFWPRWIVANRDTP from the coding sequence ATGCTCGAACGCCTCAGACTCAAAGAGATCGGCCCAGTCGCTGACACCACTTTCGAGTTTCATCCGCGGATGAACGTGATCACTGGCGACAATGGGCTCGGCAAGTCGATTGCGTTGGACGCTGCGTGGTACGCCCTCACCAGGACGTGGCCTGCGGCTTGGCCGGGACGAGGCTTGATACCCACTGAGGATGGCGCGCTACTTGAATGGGTGGACTCCACTTCGCTTCCACCCAACGCCCGGCAAACGTTCAGCTATCAGTTTGGTGAAGGACTTTGGAAAAATGACACACAGGTGTCCGGAGGTCCGTCGAACACTTTGGTCGTGTACGCAAGGGTCGACGGCGGCTTCTCGGTCTCCGACCCATTGCGCACCGGGGAGGAGTTCCGAAGACCTTTCCGCGTTCCTGCTTTAGGACGGTCGAGTTGTTTTCACTTTCGGCCAAGCGAAGTGTGGGAGGGCCTGAAGCTTGACCGCGAGCCTGGCGGAGCCCTCGTGTCTCAGGGACTGGTTCACGACTGGCTGCACTGGGCTTTTGAGCCGGATGGGACCACGTTCGAACAACTCTCAGCGATCGTCTCATCGCTTTCCCCCGCGGAACCACTCCGCGCGTTGAAGAAGGGACAGCGAGTCTACGTCGACGACGCGCGCGACTTCCCCGTCCTGGCCACGGCCGGGGGGGAAGTGCCGATCATTCACGCCTCCGCCGCCGTCCGCAGAATCTTGGGCCTCGCTTACGTCCTCGTATGGACATGGCGGGAGCATTCAACTGCCGCCAGATTGCGAAAAGTGCAGCCACTCGATCAGCTCGTGCTTCTGGTCGACGAGGTCGAGAACCACCTGCACCCCCGCTGGCAACGACTGATCCTCCCCGCGCTATTGGAAGCACAAAGACAGCTGAGCGAGTCGCTGGCGGTTCAGACCATCGTCACCACGCACTCGCCGCTCGTGCTCGCTTCCCTTGAGCCGACCTTCGAGGAGGAGCACGACCAACTCCTCCACCTCACGGTCAATGAAGATAACCGTGCGGAAGTAGTTCCGCTGCCCTGGGTACGTCAGGGTGACGTGGTGAACTGGCTGGTCTCCGAGAGCTTTGGGCTTCAGCAGGGGCGCTCCGTCGAGGCGGAGAAAGCTATCGAGGCCGCGGAAGCTTTCATGCGTGGGGAAGCGACTGCGCTGCCACCCAACCTCAACACGAGGGGCGCAATCCACGCGGAGCTGTTGCGTCTGCTGCCGGACCACGACCATTTCTGGCCCCGCTGGATCGTCGCCAACCGAGACACACCATGA
- a CDS encoding GNAT family N-acetyltransferase, producing MSDAPIVLEPARDKLAYDVARCLFTDYAEWLGVDLSFQGFQAELDSLPGKYAPPQAGAPGGELLVAWRQGAPSAVPARQPMGCVAVRPFADEACEMKRLWVVPDARGTGLGVRLGTAILEVARELGYRRMLLDTLRSMHAANGLYQRLGFREVPSYYHNPHPDVVYYAREL from the coding sequence ATGAGCGACGCCCCCATCGTGCTGGAGCCAGCGCGCGACAAGCTGGCGTACGACGTCGCGCGCTGCTTGTTCACCGACTATGCCGAGTGGCTGGGAGTCGATCTCAGCTTTCAGGGCTTTCAGGCTGAGCTCGACAGCCTGCCGGGGAAGTACGCGCCCCCTCAGGCGGGTGCCCCTGGTGGTGAGCTGCTAGTGGCTTGGCGACAGGGCGCGCCGTCAGCTGTTCCCGCACGGCAACCCATGGGCTGCGTCGCGGTGCGCCCCTTCGCTGACGAAGCTTGCGAAATGAAGCGCCTTTGGGTGGTCCCCGACGCCCGCGGTACAGGCCTCGGCGTGCGCCTGGGAACCGCAATCCTCGAAGTAGCTCGGGAGCTCGGCTACCGCCGCATGTTACTCGACACCTTGCGCAGCATGCACGCCGCAAACGGGCTGTATCAGCGCCTCGGTTTCCGTGAGGTACCGTCGTACTATCACAACCCACACCCGGACGTGGTCTACTACGCCCGGGAGCTGTGA
- a CDS encoding serine/threonine protein kinase: MNSDPIASSRPSMSGPPIVVGRYAIYGEIAAGGMATVHLGRLQGEAGFQRTVAIKRLHPQFSKDPDFVNMFLDEARIAARIRHPNVVSTLDVVNSDGELLLVMDYVHGESLSKLVRIASAEGGFVPLSVASGIVSQALLGLHAAHEAKTERGEPLGIVHRDVSPQNIMVGADGVALVLDFGVAKAAMRASTTRDGQIKGKIAYMAPEQFGGGEMDRRVDVFAAGVVLWEALTSRRLFAGQDVAETLGRIASGKVEAPSKFRPEITPELDAVVLQALASDREQRFPTALAFAEAIEGAVRVASSREIGAWVDTNAAIGLGERSARLSEVESSSHIVAKPVAVAAPVSARTSMPIVESTDLSTARTLVVAPGRPSALRKVLGFAAAGLGGAVLVLLIVVLLRPSGNEAPESTKAQPTVTPAPESPPAAAEAAAEAAPRATETAAPADSAGAGSDTAAATEVASPESAAKEPAKAEAAAEEPAKPAAKQPAAAARPRATTHVAPPVKAAKPKVNCNPPYSIDAQGIKRVKPECL; the protein is encoded by the coding sequence ATGAACTCTGACCCCATCGCCAGCAGCCGGCCCTCGATGTCTGGGCCGCCCATTGTTGTCGGGCGCTACGCCATCTACGGCGAAATCGCCGCGGGTGGCATGGCGACCGTGCACCTGGGGCGGCTCCAGGGTGAAGCGGGCTTTCAGCGTACCGTCGCCATCAAGCGCCTGCACCCGCAGTTCTCGAAGGATCCTGACTTCGTCAATATGTTCCTGGACGAGGCTCGCATTGCCGCGAGGATTCGTCACCCCAACGTGGTGTCCACGCTGGATGTTGTGAACAGCGACGGTGAGCTGCTCTTGGTCATGGACTACGTCCATGGGGAGTCCCTCTCCAAGCTCGTGCGGATTGCCAGCGCCGAGGGTGGCTTCGTTCCGCTGAGCGTCGCCTCGGGCATCGTGAGCCAGGCGTTGCTGGGGTTGCACGCGGCGCATGAAGCGAAGACGGAGCGAGGCGAGCCCCTCGGGATCGTGCATCGAGATGTCTCGCCCCAGAACATCATGGTCGGCGCTGATGGCGTCGCGCTGGTGCTCGACTTTGGCGTGGCCAAGGCAGCCATGCGCGCGAGCACCACTCGCGACGGACAGATCAAAGGCAAAATCGCCTACATGGCGCCGGAGCAGTTCGGTGGCGGCGAGATGGATCGCCGTGTAGACGTGTTTGCTGCCGGGGTAGTGCTGTGGGAGGCGCTGACTTCGCGCAGGTTGTTCGCAGGGCAAGATGTCGCCGAGACGCTCGGGCGCATCGCGTCTGGCAAGGTGGAGGCACCCTCGAAGTTTCGCCCGGAGATCACCCCTGAGCTCGATGCGGTGGTGCTGCAAGCGCTGGCGTCGGACCGCGAGCAGCGTTTCCCCACGGCTTTGGCCTTCGCGGAGGCGATCGAGGGCGCGGTGCGCGTCGCCTCCTCGCGTGAAATCGGCGCTTGGGTCGACACGAACGCCGCGATTGGACTGGGGGAGCGTTCAGCGCGCCTGAGCGAAGTGGAGAGCAGCAGCCACATCGTTGCCAAACCCGTCGCTGTGGCCGCTCCTGTGTCTGCGCGCACTTCGATGCCAATCGTGGAGTCGACGGACCTATCCACGGCGCGCACGCTCGTGGTCGCTCCTGGTCGCCCCTCCGCGTTGCGTAAGGTGCTGGGGTTTGCGGCCGCGGGTTTGGGAGGCGCGGTGCTGGTGCTGCTAATCGTCGTCTTGCTGCGCCCGAGCGGCAACGAGGCGCCGGAGAGCACCAAAGCGCAACCTACCGTGACTCCAGCGCCTGAGTCTCCGCCCGCTGCGGCAGAAGCTGCGGCAGAAGCGGCGCCAAGGGCCACGGAGACAGCAGCGCCCGCCGATTCAGCCGGCGCTGGGTCTGACACCGCGGCAGCGACTGAGGTTGCCAGTCCCGAGTCGGCAGCGAAAGAGCCAGCCAAAGCCGAAGCGGCAGCCGAAGAGCCGGCCAAACCTGCAGCCAAGCAGCCCGCTGCGGCGGCGAGGCCACGGGCGACCACTCATGTGGCGCCTCCAGTCAAGGCAGCAAAGCCGAAGGTCAACTGCAACCCGCCGTACTCGATCGACGCTCAGGGGATCAAGCGGGTGAAACCAGAGTGCCTATGA
- a CDS encoding alkaline phosphatase family protein, translating into MSESPERVHGFDLELERHLAAMGSVGSRSARIWLRSANVRPLKVRLRAEGFEVRFELSLPRSDSTDHTYSLHYPTDFDGADPLTPSTCYQLRLELDDGEELTLEFETAPEVHEYADPFSIAVISCHQPFDPRGKLTETATHFLDKLPEAFEEHRVKRVLLMGDQVYADCPTTRSLFDDGYFREVMPRGMNSLFDCTREEVRRLFQDRHRLFFSAPGFKRLQEKFPCYPILDDHEIRDNFGSATEHRSARFAAIKSGALDAYVDYQASRLDIPQVRTQRGYHFEWDYGPVAGFVMDLRSHKRNDGDRIQMFDSRQFHELRAFLERNRETSVVVLGLSVPLVHIPDWMVGAAALMLGEQSDAADRWSYLKAHGARDELFELLCEHQLAAPKQRLIIAAGDVHVGVAGLIQVTDTERKQEESLRMYQLVSSAVSNLESPVKTWAASLLPLMKRGLSVASDDSRYASRFDLLQGIGAAKQNPVPELNAGLIRVDPREGGYDVRIQLLAPGRDGKAIEVFSSGALG; encoded by the coding sequence ATGAGTGAATCGCCGGAGCGGGTGCATGGGTTCGATCTCGAGCTCGAACGGCACTTGGCCGCTATGGGTAGCGTCGGCAGTCGTAGCGCGAGAATTTGGCTGCGTTCAGCCAATGTGCGTCCGCTGAAGGTGCGGCTGCGGGCGGAGGGCTTCGAGGTGCGATTCGAGCTCAGCCTGCCGCGCAGCGACTCCACGGACCATACGTACTCACTGCATTACCCTACGGATTTTGATGGGGCGGACCCGCTGACTCCGAGCACCTGCTACCAGCTGCGTTTGGAGCTGGACGATGGCGAAGAACTGACGCTGGAGTTCGAGACAGCGCCCGAGGTGCATGAGTACGCGGACCCTTTCAGCATCGCAGTGATCTCCTGCCACCAGCCGTTCGATCCCCGAGGCAAGCTCACGGAGACCGCGACACACTTCTTGGACAAGCTGCCTGAAGCCTTCGAAGAGCACCGGGTGAAGCGCGTGCTCTTGATGGGTGATCAGGTGTACGCCGATTGCCCGACGACCCGCTCGCTCTTCGATGATGGCTATTTCCGCGAGGTGATGCCCAGGGGCATGAACTCGCTGTTCGATTGCACCCGCGAGGAAGTGCGGCGGCTGTTTCAGGATCGCCACCGGCTGTTCTTCAGTGCGCCGGGTTTCAAGCGTCTACAGGAGAAATTCCCCTGTTATCCGATCCTGGATGACCATGAAATTCGCGACAACTTCGGCTCCGCGACGGAGCACCGGAGCGCGCGCTTTGCGGCGATCAAGAGCGGCGCGCTGGACGCATATGTGGACTATCAAGCCAGTCGACTAGATATCCCACAGGTGCGGACTCAGCGCGGCTATCACTTCGAGTGGGACTATGGCCCGGTCGCCGGCTTCGTGATGGACTTGCGCTCTCACAAGCGCAACGACGGCGACCGCATTCAAATGTTCGACTCGCGGCAGTTTCATGAGCTGCGCGCCTTCCTCGAGCGCAATCGTGAAACGTCGGTGGTCGTGTTGGGCTTGAGCGTGCCCTTGGTGCACATCCCCGATTGGATGGTCGGGGCCGCAGCGCTGATGCTGGGTGAGCAGAGTGACGCCGCGGATCGCTGGTCCTACTTGAAGGCTCACGGAGCGCGGGATGAGCTCTTCGAGCTCTTGTGTGAGCACCAGCTCGCGGCGCCGAAGCAGCGCTTGATCATCGCCGCCGGTGACGTGCATGTGGGCGTCGCCGGTCTGATTCAGGTTACCGATACCGAGCGGAAACAAGAGGAGAGTCTCCGCATGTACCAGCTCGTGTCCAGCGCGGTGAGCAACCTGGAGAGCCCAGTGAAGACCTGGGCAGCGAGCCTCTTGCCCTTGATGAAGCGGGGGCTCAGCGTGGCGTCTGACGATAGCCGTTACGCCTCGCGCTTCGACCTCTTGCAGGGCATTGGCGCGGCGAAGCAAAACCCAGTGCCGGAGCTGAATGCGGGTTTGATCCGCGTGGATCCACGGGAGGGTGGCTATGACGTGCGCATCCAGCTGCTTGCACCAGGACGCGACGGCAAGGCCATCGAGGTGTTCTCGAGCGGCGCGCTTGGCTGA
- a CDS encoding four helix bundle protein, whose amino-acid sequence MLEIYPFILETITLIQPLSNRIYREDPDLGRQLKRAQSSIALNVAEASYSRGRNQAARFHSAMGSARETLACLEVAAALGQVGPVDESLRKRFNRIIGTLHRLAIK is encoded by the coding sequence ATGCTCGAAATCTATCCGTTCATTCTCGAAACCATCACCCTCATTCAGCCGCTATCGAACCGCATCTATCGGGAGGATCCGGACTTGGGCCGCCAACTCAAACGTGCGCAGTCGTCCATCGCACTGAACGTCGCGGAGGCTTCGTACAGCCGCGGGCGCAATCAGGCGGCGCGCTTTCACAGCGCCATGGGTTCCGCCCGGGAGACGCTGGCATGTCTCGAGGTTGCTGCGGCGCTCGGTCAAGTTGGCCCCGTAGATGAGTCGTTGCGCAAGCGTTTCAACCGCATCATCGGCACCCTTCACCGGCTCGCCATCAAGTAG
- a CDS encoding TlpA family protein disulfide reductase: MNLLLTGERASRRPQRLLSSVCFFWGLGALLLTGCDEEKPQTSVTRDRNQAVLAKTSAEANSEPKQAPSSAKTENLTPKPHKALCGGKLSPGYALPDTKLDHVGKASGDLVPAGKWVWLNFWAAWCEPCKEEIPRLLGWQKTLTGEGKKFAVSFITLDDDQRQLDAFLKGQSSEGLQGSYWLKEGKPRESWLTAAKLDPDPNLPFHVLLDPKGEVRCVIQGAVEDRDLPDLRKLIE, encoded by the coding sequence ATGAACCTCCTGCTCACGGGCGAGCGCGCCTCACGTCGCCCCCAGCGTTTGCTCAGCTCCGTCTGCTTTTTTTGGGGGTTAGGTGCGCTGCTCCTCACCGGGTGCGACGAGGAAAAGCCCCAGACGAGCGTGACCCGGGATCGCAATCAGGCGGTACTCGCGAAGACATCCGCCGAAGCAAACTCGGAGCCGAAGCAAGCGCCGAGCAGCGCAAAGACGGAGAACCTCACCCCCAAACCCCATAAGGCGTTGTGCGGCGGCAAGCTCAGCCCGGGCTACGCGTTGCCCGACACCAAGCTCGACCACGTAGGCAAGGCGAGCGGCGATCTCGTTCCCGCAGGGAAATGGGTGTGGCTCAACTTCTGGGCGGCGTGGTGCGAGCCCTGCAAGGAAGAGATCCCGCGGCTCTTGGGCTGGCAAAAGACGCTCACCGGCGAAGGCAAGAAGTTCGCCGTCTCGTTCATTACCCTGGACGACGATCAGCGCCAGCTGGACGCCTTCCTCAAGGGTCAAAGCAGCGAGGGCCTACAAGGCAGCTACTGGCTGAAAGAGGGCAAGCCGCGAGAGAGCTGGCTCACCGCTGCGAAGCTCGACCCGGATCCCAACTTGCCGTTTCATGTGCTGCTCGACCCGAAGGGCGAGGTGCGGTGCGTGATCCAGGGAGCGGTTGAGGATCGGGATTTGCCTGATTTGCGGAAGTTGATTGAGTAG
- a CDS encoding OmpA family protein, with translation MGPGVGAAVTLIVAITGLGVVSSSVSSAKERLVAPEAEKPKVAVANQAEVGYCTPRFKEVLERVLHSCGLSAGEDRRGCKPADVKTFASISDEDFNELFTPLKERGAVLMFDTGKDELDPAAQKLLDEKWFERKGARYFFVVARASKTGTQSANRALSHRRANSVMFHIKQTAKDDPEVDKKVGLLWLGNEFAQFSKSYCAWNNSRPDKKCDEDAINRSAFVSWVDCRL, from the coding sequence ATTGGACCCGGAGTCGGCGCTGCCGTCACGCTGATCGTTGCAATCACCGGCCTTGGCGTCGTGAGCTCATCGGTGAGCTCCGCGAAGGAACGCCTGGTCGCGCCCGAGGCAGAGAAGCCGAAGGTTGCAGTCGCGAACCAGGCAGAGGTTGGCTACTGCACGCCGCGCTTCAAAGAGGTGCTCGAGCGCGTGCTGCATTCTTGTGGCTTGTCAGCGGGTGAAGATCGCCGCGGTTGCAAGCCGGCCGACGTGAAGACATTTGCGTCGATCAGCGATGAAGACTTCAACGAGCTCTTCACGCCCCTCAAGGAGCGCGGCGCGGTGTTGATGTTCGACACCGGCAAAGACGAACTCGACCCCGCAGCGCAGAAGCTCCTCGACGAGAAGTGGTTCGAGCGCAAGGGCGCCCGCTACTTCTTCGTGGTCGCGCGCGCTTCGAAGACGGGTACTCAATCCGCGAACCGCGCGCTCTCTCATCGGCGCGCCAACTCGGTCATGTTTCACATCAAGCAGACCGCGAAGGACGATCCCGAGGTCGACAAGAAGGTCGGCCTCTTGTGGCTCGGCAACGAGTTCGCGCAGTTCTCCAAGAGCTACTGCGCCTGGAACAACTCACGCCCCGACAAGAAGTGCGACGAAGACGCCATCAATCGCTCCGCCTTCGTTTCCTGGGTAGACTGCCGTCTATGA